The sequence below is a genomic window from Physeter macrocephalus isolate SW-GA chromosome 19, ASM283717v5, whole genome shotgun sequence.
tagtcattctgattAATAAGTACTACTGGTATTGCGTGTCGTTTTactttgcctttccctgatgactaTGAGCTTAAGCACGTTTtaatgtttattggccatttagatTTTGTTAAGTGCctattcttttgcccatttttctattgagttgtatcTCTCTTATAGAtgtgtaggagttctttatatagtctggatatGAGTTCTGTTGTAGACATACATATCACAAAGAACTTCTCCCTCTTTGTGGTTTCTTGCTGTGCTATTGTACTGAACATGGGATTTTTACGGCCAGGTAAATAAGCTGCTCAGTTCTACTTGAAAAATGGGGGAGTTGAACTGCTTTTGATCAGTGTTGGTGATGGTTCCTCCGTGGTGAGGGTGAATTTGACACTGGTGAGATGTACCTTATTGGGTCCCTGTCAAGAATCTTATCACCTCCCAAACAGTTTGGAGActgaccttttccttttttgggtTTCAGGTCGTGGATTCACAGATAAAGTAGATCGACTAAAACTGGCAGAAATTGTGAAGCAAGTGATAGAAGAGCAAACCACATCCCACGAATCCCAATAATGACAGCTTCagactttgttttttaacaagttgaaaatttattcattaatgtATAAAGTAATTTGtatgtaaattaataaatcataATTTCATTTCCACATTGCTTAAAGATGCTGTATAAATTTAGATACAGGATTTACTAATAGtatagttcatttgtttttaagaaaagctcAGTTCCTAATATATTATTACTTTAGGATTGTTTAGTCATATGTGGTAAAGCTGACAGATGGTATTGTCAAGCACgattgttttatttgtaataaagtATACAAAAACCATTTGCCAGTGGTAGGCAAAGGACCAACTATACTGACCTTTCTGCTTAGTAAACAGTTGAATCAAGTACTGTGGAATCTGGTTTCAATTGCCCTGTGTATTTACTTTCTGCACTATCAATCAGTGGATTAGCTCTGGTGCCAAGAAATTTTTGTGGATCCATGTTGCAGACTGCCTGTTACAGGGTGCCACCTCCCATGACAGAAGAGGCAGGGAGTTGAGCCCTCATTTCTCTTATCCCTAATTAATTCCCTAGAGAAGAgtggtaatatttcttttttgtcatatttttttaaaaggtattggtGCATTTCATAAATCTAATGGGATTCTCTATTGAGTTTATTCTTTTCATGTTTAACCAGAGCTTCAGCCCTCCCACCTCCTTTGAGATCCTACTTTGTCCTCTCCCTTTCCTGCAGCCCTCACCAGCTCCATTGCTTCTTATCTCCTTTCCCTGTTCTTCTGGCCCCTTTTATGGGATGATTTTTCTGAGAAAGTTGCATATCATAAAAACTGGACTATTGGGTTAGCATCTAAAGATGGTCCAAGTTTTTTCTCTTAAAGCTACCCTTTTTCTCTAAAGTTTCTGCCTGGGTTTCATGGTGGCATCCCCTGGGctgcatgtattttatttagcaCCCTTCATTTTCAGGAAGCATGGTTCTGGCCCAGAGACCAGATACTTGAATAGAAAACAAGGCTGGGTGCTTTTCTACTTTGCTGTTGTACATATGGGCTTCCATAacaaaccatttttatttatttttttagcagtTCTTGATTGGTGGTTCTTTGTTGGTAAATGGGAGAGCTAGTAGGCCAACTCCAATtcacagaggagaagaaaaggatcagTAGGCTCAGTTATTCAGTTTCATCCCATCAAATTCTCTTCAATCAAAATCAACCCCACAGAGCTCACTTATTTTCTAACTCTTCCACTTTGCTGAGTATGTCTTCAGGGTGACATTTGGTTAGTATGTCCCATATGTGTGTGAATGACTGTAGGaatatatgataaaaacattAAGTATCTCTTAGAAATTACCTTATACATTGGTTCCCTTTTACTTTGGAGAGTTTTAAATTCAAGGCATTTTTTGAGGTAAGGCTCACTAATCTTCGGTGACTGATAACTGCTACAAATGGATACCCTGTAAGGAGAATTCAATACTTTTAAACATGGCAAAATCTAACAGGCAgcagagaaaaaatgttttcttatttactaACCAGAAAACTTAGCTGAGAGTTGAATTAAGGGTtgaattattctgtttttcagtgAAATGCAGTCttacaaatcaaaatcacttcTTACAATCAGGAAAAACTCTGCACTTGTTTCTGGAACAACTGAATAcctgttatttttcttatcttaggGCAGAGGTTCAGTGTTAGCTTGGGAGAGGAAGGCAGTAATTAACTttgttactcttctttttcttcagaggAATCTTCTAGCACGCCCAGTCTACCATTAACTTCTCAAATTTGTTATCTGGGTGTCTTCTAGAGGCTCAAGatgatttccttcactgtgtGGTGAATTTTAGGCACGATCTAAAAGGGTATCCAAAAGATTCTTCCTTTTACCCTGAGCAGCAGTTGCCCATGTTTCTTTAGTCTGAATTAAACTGGCCGCAAAAATGCGTGCTGTGTCCAGACAGGTCCATGCTGAAAGTTTGTGAATACCCTGGAGGATGCTCTAGCTGTTGTAACTCAAAAGTGGGTCCTATCCTACAGAGAGCTCCTTGACAAAACAGCTTCCAAAAGACTCAGCACTGTTTGGTCTTTAAAGTGGAGTTTTGTTTATGGAATTTGTTTGTAGGCCAGTAGCAAATTCTGCTTTAACTTTACCAGTCAGGTTTACTAATAAAACATTCGCATGTACTGGAAGTGAAACAAAATCATCCTTGTCTCTTTTGGCCCGTCTGTCTAATGCCTGTACCTGCAGAAAGTTCACACTGTAAGAACAGTTCTCATAGGCAGGAGGTTAGAGTCTTCAGTTTTCCTACATGATTTGCTAACCCTCTGCTTACTATAAAACCATTATTTATCACGCAAATACCTTTAGACTTTACCATAGTTATTAATCTGCTTGATGCGAAAcaacttttgtatttttctggcTAATGTATTGTATAAGCTATAGGAGAACACCTGTCAGAAATTTATTGTCTGAAACATATAGATAGGaggaactgctttttaaaaagagttttgtttttgtattcatttgagATAGAACAAGTTGAAGGAATTATTGGTTGAAGAAGAAGTCAAATGATTTAAATCAGATCTTGTGTGTGAATGCTTGCGTGCGTgtgtatttattgaagaaaatgtgTCTCAATTTGAGAACTGGAAAATTggatatttgattttaattatatttttatttatttaaaaaagtagaagtggtctttcattattgatttttttgtcccACAGAATGACTTAAATTTTCCCTGCCTGTTTGGTTAAGACACAGGGGAACATCTTAAATCTGTGATAATTGCCAAGTTACATAATTTTAAGAGGCTTTCCTCTTATACAGaacacaaggagaaaagaaatccaGCTGGAAATCATTTCACCattattttattgctgtaaatttttttaatgtgtttgtgaTATGATGGTATTAATTTTATTGCTAGATGCGGatgattaattttttcatctgtattaggaattaaatattattaattggGGATAATGAGTTGATCTACTCTCATGCTTATATCTGAGATCTTATAGTactattccattcttttttgaattatataGGGCATTTCTCCATTTTTGTGTGGTACTTATAGCCATAACCCTTATTTTGAAggttttatattatacatatttgacttaatataaaattatttttatgcaaGATAAAAGATGTAGAGTCTTTAGTTCATCTTAGGATGCAAAGGAGAATAACTGGGCAAGGAATGTGGTTAAATagggcttttttccttttaaatttatactgCTAAATACACCAGGAGATCAACATCAAAATCAAATCCAAGGACTTCAATTTTAGTTACAAAAGCAAAGAAGTCTTTAAAAAGTTCTTATAcagtccatttttattttcttgatgaaatGGTAACAACTAGATACCTGGTTAATCAGAGTTTAGTTTTATTCCAGACTTTGTTTTTATGTTGGGAGGAACTGAACTTTGACCTTAGTCACTTGTAAGTCTCCATAGTGAAACTGAACTCCTTTCATTTAACACTTAGTATGTTTGTGCATTAGGAAAACTTATTAGaggaaaattatgtttataagCAGACACAAAGCGGCTAAACTCATCTGTTATGAACAAAAGTTAATGAGGGAGAATTTGTGCATCCACATACAAGTTTTCTTgaactaaaggagaaaaaccagacCCTGACAAAGGAGGGCTGGACTGAAAAACAGTCCCCTCAATACtacagaaatgaggaaaagaggTAATGGGCAACAGAGAACTTTGTCCTGCTCTGAGATCCCCGAAGaatccccatcccctcccccctgaCCTCCTGCCAGAATGTTGGGTTTCAAAGAATGCGCAGATTAACGGATATCAGGAGTAGTGTGGCCCTGGGCTGAGGATAAGGATAATTTACTTGAGTAACAGTCCTGGCTGAATCATTACAGGCCTTCTACTTGGTATATCTCTGTGTAAGCGTAAAGGGAACTTAGCCAAGGAGCATTAAAACCACTGCTGTTGGAAGGAAGTCATATAGTAACGAAACCACTGAAGgccaagagagaaaagcaagaacAGAAACAGCCCCAAGGTCTGTAAGACTCAGAGTTGGGCAGTGCCCACCCATAAGGGAGCCAGCATAGATCTGAAGTGAATACCTGTGACGGAGGGTCTGCATGTCAGggaaagctgctgctgctggacaTAGGCCCTGCATCATCAACTGATTTACTAGGGCCATGTCAGTGGCAGCGTCTGTGACACACTCTGCCTCTATACTGCCTTCTCTACGGAAAAACCAAGTGGCCTTGAAGGAGGGTAAGATAAAGTTTCAGACTTGGGCTCAGCAGAAGAGGGACATGAGGCTGGGGCCAGTGCCAGGATCTTCATGTTTCAGTTTGAGGATTGTGTTGCTCTTGGTGATTTCTCTGCCAAGCTTGTACTGTGACCTGGGATCAGTATATTACTCTTCCTATGAAACAGTCACCCCCAAGAGTCTGacagtggaaggaagggaagaccaAGTGGAAAAGCTCTCCTATGTGCTATTTATGCAGGGCCAGAAGCAGTTGATTCAACTGAAGGTGAAGAGAGACTATTTTGTGAATAACTTTCCAGTCTTCAGCTACCACGATGGCATCCTGGGGCAAGAAATGCCTTTCATCTCACATGACTGTCATTATGAAGGCTACATAGAAGGAATCCCAGGTTCTTTTGTTTCTGTCAACACCTGTTCAGGCCTCAGGGGCGTCCTGATTAAGGAGGAAAAATCCTATGGCATTGAGCCCATGCACTCTTCAAAACGGTGTGAACATGTGCTGTACACCATGGCCCATGAAGCTCCAGTCTCCTGTAGTGTCACTTCCAATGACAGCCAAGTGGCATTCACCAGCCGGCAACAAGAGAGCAGCAAGCCTCGCAGTCGGCAGGTGCCATCCTACTTGTGGTCACACACCAAGTACGTGGAGATGTTTGTCGTGGTCGACAACCAGCGGTTCCAAATGTGGGGCAGTGACGTCAATGAGACAGTCCAGAGAGTAATGGACATCATTGCTCTGGCCAACAGCTTCACCAGGGGAATAAACACAGAGGTGGTGCTGGCTGGAATGGAGATTTGGACTGAGGGGGACCTCATAGAGGTCCCAGTGGACCTGCGAGTTGCACTCAGGAATTTCAATAGCTGGAGACAAGAGAGGCTCTTCCATCGTGTGAAGCATGATGTTGCCCACATGATCGTTGGACACCATCCTAAAGAGGATACGGGGCAGGCATTTCTCAGCGGTGCCTGTTCAAGTGATTTTGCAGCAGCCATTGAATCCTTCCACCATGAGGATGTCCTCCTGTTTGCAGCACTCATGGTCCATGAGCTTGGGCACAACTTGGGTATTCCGCATGACCATTCGGCCTGCGTTTGTAAAGATAAACCCTTTGGCCTCATGCGTGAAAATATCACTAAAGAAAGTGGCTTCAGCGACTGCAGCTCTGACTTCTTCTACCAGTTCCTCTGGGAACACAAAGGGGCCTGCCTATTTAACAAGCCTGGGCACAGAGGCCGCTTACGGAGGAAAGCCCAATGTGGTAATGGTCTCCTGGAGGACACTGAACAGTGTGACTGTGGTTCTGATTGTGACAATCACCCGTGCTGTGACCAAACATGTAGGCTGAAGGAGAATGCAGAGTGTAGTGATGGACTCTGCTGCGTTAAATGCCAACTGAAATATAAGGGATTCATGTGCCGTCCTGCTTTGGGGGAGTGTGACCTCCCAGAGTATTGTGATGGTTCCTCTGGAGAATGCCCCATAGACAGCTATAAGATAGATGGTacaatgtgtgatagaattcactATTGCGCTGGAGGTCGCTGTAAGAACCCTGATAATCAATGCATGGATATATATGGGTTCTCTGCAAGGTCTGCCCCAGAAAACTGTTACATTTCAATGAACAGAAAAGGGGACCGGTTTGGAAACTGTGGTATTACCAACTCACCTAGGTTAAGATATTTGAAGTGTGTAGATGATAATATATTTTGTGGGA
It includes:
- the LOC102977917 gene encoding disintegrin and metalloproteinase domain-containing protein 1a-like, which gives rise to MSVAASVTHSASILPSLRKNQVALKEGKIKFQTWAQQKRDMRLGPVPGSSCFSLRIVLLLVISLPSLYCDLGSVYYSSYETVTPKSLTVEGREDQVEKLSYVLFMQGQKQLIQLKVKRDYFVNNFPVFSYHDGILGQEMPFISHDCHYEGYIEGIPGSFVSVNTCSGLRGVLIKEEKSYGIEPMHSSKRCEHVLYTMAHEAPVSCSVTSNDSQVAFTSRQQESSKPRSRQVPSYLWSHTKYVEMFVVVDNQRFQMWGSDVNETVQRVMDIIALANSFTRGINTEVVLAGMEIWTEGDLIEVPVDLRVALRNFNSWRQERLFHRVKHDVAHMIVGHHPKEDTGQAFLSGACSSDFAAAIESFHHEDVLLFAALMVHELGHNLGIPHDHSACVCKDKPFGLMRENITKESGFSDCSSDFFYQFLWEHKGACLFNKPGHRGRLRRKAQCGNGLLEDTEQCDCGSDCDNHPCCDQTCRLKENAECSDGLCCVKCQLKYKGFMCRPALGECDLPEYCDGSSGECPIDSYKIDGTMCDRIHYCAGGRCKNPDNQCMDIYGFSARSAPENCYISMNRKGDRFGNCGITNSPRLRYLKCVDDNIFCGKLICTNVRQVPQIKPNHTLIQVAHEDDWCWSMDAYNTTDIPDDGDVHTGTLCAPNKVCVNYSCTDYAVLKYDCKPAEMCNGKGVCNNFRHCHCEAGYAPPDCRGPGDGGSVDSGPPGKPIEIQSGGVGGGSFHRSIEFRNVGKLIFILPSFLLILLLVLIFFITLRAVIESVETLGRTSEDSSEETTSEGFLTEFLPVGLREEESEEKDQEEEAPPPEEAPLPPLEAPLPLEAMPPPPEAPPPGEPAP